From Panicum hallii strain FIL2 chromosome 2, PHallii_v3.1, whole genome shotgun sequence, a single genomic window includes:
- the LOC112882983 gene encoding uncharacterized protein LOC112882983: protein MKQPAMKKKATANNLSRHFKRAVFLLPPLLLAAVLYLQFQTATGLFASISRIVSQPAAIDDLVDRLRASATFLPLKDTRERSETWFISTLADVSEPDGEAKNLVFPSAASRGRLLCLAAPSRHDGTKNAYALAWRDALPRGAALRPGLAFVSETAYDHSNLWHGLTALVPFASWHARSGCGARPARWALFHHGEVRAGMSGWLTALAEAATGANMTVETFGGPGPVCFEEAVVFRRNLEGLSRERLLGAFDFMRCKARAYCGVDTSDAGGPPSALRVTLLFRSGGRAFKDEAAVTRVFQKVCARVAGCTVAAAHSDNATFCDQVRLLSATDVLISAHGAQMANMLFMDRNSSVMEFYPLGWRQRAGGGQFVYRWMADRAGMRHEGSWWDPNGEPCPRSPDILSCYKNRQIGHDEAYFAQWGARVFAAAKERQARSKAAPCNCS from the exons ATGAAGCAGCCCGCCATGAAGAAGAAGGCGACCGCTAACAACCTAAGCCGCCATTTCAAGCGCGCggtcttcctcctccctcctctcctgctcgccgccgtcctctaCCTCCAGTTCCAAACGGCCACCGGCCTGTTCGCTTCGATCTCCCGAATCGTGAGCCAGCCTGCAGCTATCGACGACCTCGTCGACCGCCTCCGCGCGTCGGCCACCTTCCTGCCGCTCAAGGACACCCGCGAGCGCTCGGAGACCTGGTTCATCAGCACCCTCGCCGACGTCTCCGAGCCGGACGGCGAGGCCAAGAACCTGGTCTTCCCTTCCGCGGCGTCGCGCGGCCGGCTCCTGTGCCTGGCGGCGCCCTCCCGCCACGACGGCACCAAGAACGCCTACGCGCTCGCGTGGCGCGACGCGctcccgcgcggcgcggcgctccGGCCGGGGCTGGCGTTCGTGTCCGAGACCGCCTACGACCACAGCAACCTGTGGCACGGGCTCACGGCGCTGGTCCCGTTCGCGTCGTGGCACGCGAGGAGCGGGTGCGGGGCGCGGCCGGCGAGGTGGGCGCTGTTCCACCACGGCGAGGTGCGGGCGGGGATGAGCGGGTGGCTGACCGCGCTGGCCGAGGCGGCCACGGGCGCGAACATGACCGTCGAGACGTTCGGCGGGCCCGGCCCCGTGTGCTTCGAGGAGGCGGTGGTGTTCAGGCGGAACCTGGAAGGCCTGAGCAGGGAGCGGCTGCTCGGGGCGTTCGACTTCATGCGGTGCAAGGCCAGGGCCTACTGCGGCGTGGACACGTCGGACGCCGGAGGCCCGCCGTCGGCCCTGCGCGTCACGCTTCTCTTCCGCTCGGGCGGGCGGGCGTTCAAGGACGAGGCGGCCGTCACGCGCGTGTTCCAGAAGGTGTGCGCGCGGGTGGCCGGGTgcacggtcgccgccgcgcacTCGGACAACGCGACGTTCTGTGACCAG GTGCGGTTGCTGAGCGCGACGGACGTGCTGATCTCGGCGCACGGGGCGCAGATGGCCAACATGCTGTTCATGGACAGGAACAGCAGCGTCATGGAGTTCTACCCCCTGGGGTGGAGGCAGCGGGCGGGGGGAGGCCAGTTCGTGTACCGGTGGATGGCGGACCGGGCGGGGATGCGGCACGAGGGCTCCTGGTGGGACCCCAACGGCGAGCCGTGCCCACGCTCCCCGGACATCCTCAGCTGCTACAAGAACCGGCAGATCGGGCACGACGAGGCCTACTTCGCGCAGTGGGGGGCCAGGGTCTTCGCCGCGGCCAAGGAGCGCCAGGCTAGGAGTAAGGCAGCGCCATGCAACTGCAGCTAG